Proteins encoded in a region of the Campylobacter geochelonis genome:
- a CDS encoding formate dehydrogenase subunit gamma, translated as MRKILFFITLATGLFADNKEFIDQIQGDSSVWGEGRFINIPTYYDNGFAKFFVDWQGNGYFAMLAAVAILAVIVAFAGHYAIVGPKHFSHSHGKIYAFNVIERLVHLIAAVAWVVLVPTGVIMMFGEEFGGGFFVRLCKNLHGLATILFAISLIPMFAFWFVRMLPATYDLKWMFMVGGYLSKNKKPIPAGKFNAGQKAWFWVATVGGFFMIVTGALMYFLDYPAPVINETLGLSQIDVLRLSAIVHNILGAACAVFLLVHIYMAVFAIKGSIHAIITGYKEEEEVYILHHYWYQELLKKGEIKPSVFEQKYTNLK; from the coding sequence ATGAGAAAAATTTTGTTTTTCATAACCCTTGCAACTGGCTTATTTGCCGACAATAAAGAATTTATTGATCAAATTCAAGGCGATAGCTCTGTGTGGGGAGAGGGAAGATTTATAAATATACCAACTTATTATGATAATGGATTTGCTAAATTTTTTGTAGATTGGCAAGGAAATGGCTACTTTGCTATGCTTGCTGCGGTTGCGATTTTAGCTGTGATTGTAGCTTTTGCTGGGCATTATGCGATAGTTGGTCCAAAACATTTTTCGCACAGTCATGGCAAAATTTACGCATTTAACGTCATAGAAAGACTTGTACATCTAATAGCTGCAGTTGCGTGGGTAGTGCTTGTGCCAACTGGTGTTATCATGATGTTTGGGGAAGAATTTGGCGGTGGATTTTTTGTAAGACTTTGTAAGAATTTACATGGGTTAGCGACTATTTTATTTGCTATATCTTTGATACCTATGTTTGCATTTTGGTTTGTTAGAATGCTTCCAGCGACATATGATTTAAAATGGATGTTTATGGTCGGCGGCTATCTTTCAAAAAACAAAAAACCAATCCCAGCTGGCAAATTTAACGCAGGTCAAAAAGCGTGGTTTTGGGTAGCGACTGTTGGTGGGTTTTTTATGATAGTAACTGGCGCTTTGATGTATTTTTTAGACTATCCAGCTCCGGTTATAAATGAAACATTAGGACTTAGCCAAATAGATGTTTTAAGACTATCTGCCATAGTTCATAACATTCTTGGCGCGGCGTGTGCTGTGTTTTTACTAGTTCATATTTATATGGCTGTCTTTGCGATAAAAGGTTCAATCCACGCGATTATAACGGGATATAAAGAGGAAGAAGAGGTTTACATACTTCATCATTATTGGTATCAAGAGCTTCTTAAAAAAGGTGAAATCAAACCATCTGTGTTTGAGCAAAAGTATACAAATTTAAAATAA
- the fdh3B gene encoding formate dehydrogenase FDH3 subunit beta: protein MSSVRMKFLCDLDRCIDCDGCSVACDSGHELALDVRRRRVITLNEGIPGKEFSTSMACMHCTDAPCAQVCPVNCFYIREDAIVLHDKNTCIGCGYCLYACPFGAPQFPRGGIFSTKGAMDKCTMCAGGPEETNSKEEFHIYGQNRIAEGKVPLCAAMCATKALLVGESTEVDRIYRDRVVARKYSRGASQTPSTYPGNAW, encoded by the coding sequence ATGTCATCAGTAAGAATGAAATTTCTATGTGATTTGGATAGATGTATAGATTGTGATGGCTGTTCTGTAGCTTGTGACAGCGGGCATGAACTTGCGCTTGATGTTAGAAGAAGAAGGGTTATAACGCTAAATGAGGGCATTCCTGGCAAGGAGTTTTCAACATCTATGGCGTGTATGCACTGCACAGACGCTCCTTGTGCGCAAGTTTGTCCGGTGAACTGCTTTTATATAAGAGAAGATGCGATTGTGCTTCACGATAAAAATACTTGCATTGGTTGTGGATACTGCTTGTATGCATGCCCGTTTGGTGCACCACAATTCCCACGAGGCGGCATTTTTAGCACAAAAGGTGCTATGGATAAATGTACGATGTGTGCTGGCGGACCAGAGGAGACAAACAGCAAAGAAGAGTTTCATATCTACGGTCAAAACCGCATAGCAGAGGGTAAAGTTCCACTTTGTGCTGCTATGTGTGCTACAAAGGCTCTTTTAGTCGGCGAAAGCACAGAAGTTGATAGAATTTATAGAGATAGAGTTGTTGCGCGAAAATACAGTAGAGGTGCTTCACAGACTCCTTCTACATATCCTGGTAATGCTTGGTAG
- a CDS encoding formate dehydrogenase subunit alpha translates to MSQVDREMLSSKIGRRSFLKMAALSSAVGASGLIASANVTREATSQELSNPYPNSKKVKTVCTACSVGCGIIAEVENGVWVRQEVAQDHPISLGGHCCKGSDMVDMVRSAVRLKYPMVKENGEWKRISYNEALDRIAEQLNKYQKENPEQVMFLGSAKMSNEQCYYIRKFGAFFGTNNVDHQARIUHSATVAGVANTWGYGAMTNHLGDMQNSKAIIIFGANPAVNHPVGFSHFLKAKENGSKLIVIDPRYTHTAAKADYFAQIRPGTDIAFMYGMLNIIFANGWEDKEYISDRVYDMESIKEEASKWTPEIVEDVTGVKKEILEEITKIYAHNRPGTLIWAMGLTQHSIGTSNTRLAPILQLSLGNVGVAGGGCNILRGHDNVQGATDMGCVSDNLPGYYDINETSWKYYCSQWGVDYEWMVSRFFSKEWMHKKGFTLSRWWAGVLNGKDGNDKIHNAGTSLKALFVLGNGITSTAQQVKVKEGLDNLELLVITDPFVNEAAVITDKKDNIFILPAATQFETSGTVVATNRSAQWRYKVVEPLFESMTDEKILFELAKRMGFYDKFIKAMGDGKGNFQWPEDATREIAKIIKSIGMTGWTPERIKKHTDNWDKFDQITLMGMGECEGEYYGLPWPCWTENHPGSPNLYDISKPVMQGGMGFRNRFGLEHNGVNQLASKGSAPVDSAVDGGYPQITKANIEEVLGITLSENEKARMGASWSTDASDIIAKKCMEKGIAPYGNARARARVWTFADQIPLHREPLHTTRQDLAHQYPSFEDKSDHFRVDTKYKSVQLAKDYSKEFPINLVTGRLVNLNGAGMENRASKYLTRLTPEMFCDINPELAKKYSIKNNDMIWVYSPEGTKIKVKARYSHSVSKDMVFLPFHFTGIMQGVDMSKNYPEGTKPYAYGESANTVTNYGYDIVTQIPETKGGVCRIEKA, encoded by the coding sequence ATGTCACAAGTTGATAGAGAAATGCTTAGCTCAAAAATCGGTCGTAGATCGTTTTTGAAAATGGCTGCTCTTTCAAGTGCGGTTGGTGCTAGCGGTTTGATTGCTAGTGCTAATGTCACAAGAGAAGCAACCAGCCAAGAACTGTCAAACCCATATCCAAACTCAAAAAAAGTTAAAACAGTTTGCACTGCCTGTTCAGTAGGTTGTGGAATTATAGCAGAGGTTGAAAATGGCGTTTGGGTTAGACAAGAGGTCGCTCAAGATCATCCGATTAGTTTAGGAGGTCATTGTTGTAAAGGTAGCGATATGGTAGATATGGTTAGATCTGCTGTTCGTTTAAAATACCCAATGGTAAAAGAAAATGGCGAGTGGAAAAGAATTAGTTATAACGAAGCTCTTGATAGAATCGCCGAGCAACTAAACAAATACCAAAAAGAAAACCCAGAGCAAGTTATGTTCTTAGGCTCAGCAAAAATGAGTAATGAGCAGTGCTATTATATCCGTAAATTCGGAGCATTTTTTGGAACAAACAACGTAGATCATCAAGCTAGAATTTGACATAGTGCAACAGTCGCCGGTGTGGCGAATACATGGGGTTATGGCGCTATGACAAACCATCTTGGGGATATGCAAAATTCAAAAGCGATTATAATTTTTGGAGCAAATCCAGCAGTAAACCACCCAGTAGGTTTCTCTCACTTTTTAAAAGCGAAAGAAAATGGTTCAAAGCTGATTGTAATTGATCCACGTTATACACATACTGCAGCTAAGGCTGATTATTTTGCTCAAATTCGTCCAGGAACAGATATCGCATTTATGTATGGTATGTTAAATATCATCTTTGCAAATGGTTGGGAAGATAAAGAGTATATCAGCGATAGAGTTTATGATATGGAAAGTATCAAAGAAGAGGCTAGTAAATGGACTCCTGAAATAGTTGAAGATGTAACTGGAGTTAAAAAAGAGATTTTAGAAGAGATTACTAAAATTTATGCACACAACCGTCCAGGAACGCTTATATGGGCTATGGGACTTACTCAACACAGCATTGGTACATCAAATACTCGCCTTGCGCCGATTTTGCAGCTTAGCTTAGGAAACGTAGGCGTAGCGGGTGGTGGATGTAATATCTTAAGAGGGCATGATAACGTTCAAGGCGCAACTGATATGGGTTGTGTTAGTGATAACTTGCCAGGATATTATGATATAAATGAGACTTCATGGAAATACTACTGCTCGCAATGGGGAGTGGATTATGAGTGGATGGTATCTCGATTTTTCTCTAAAGAGTGGATGCATAAAAAGGGCTTTACTCTTTCTCGTTGGTGGGCAGGAGTTTTAAATGGCAAAGATGGAAATGACAAAATTCACAACGCTGGAACTAGCTTAAAAGCTTTATTTGTTTTAGGAAATGGTATAACTTCAACCGCTCAACAAGTAAAAGTAAAAGAAGGGCTTGATAACTTAGAACTTTTAGTTATCACAGATCCATTTGTAAACGAAGCAGCAGTTATAACAGATAAAAAAGATAACATCTTTATCCTTCCAGCAGCTACTCAGTTTGAAACTTCAGGCACAGTTGTAGCTACAAACCGCTCAGCTCAATGGAGATATAAAGTCGTTGAGCCGTTGTTTGAGAGTATGACAGATGAGAAAATTTTGTTTGAATTAGCAAAAAGAATGGGCTTTTATGATAAATTTATAAAGGCGATGGGCGATGGAAAAGGAAATTTCCAGTGGCCAGAAGATGCTACAAGAGAAATAGCAAAAATCATCAAAAGTATCGGCATGACAGGCTGGACTCCAGAGAGGATTAAAAAACATACTGATAATTGGGATAAATTTGACCAAATTACTCTAATGGGAATGGGCGAGTGTGAGGGCGAATACTACGGACTTCCATGGCCTTGTTGGACAGAAAATCACCCAGGAAGCCCAAATTTATATGATATAAGCAAGCCGGTTATGCAAGGCGGAATGGGTTTTAGAAACAGATTTGGACTAGAGCATAATGGCGTAAACCAACTTGCAAGCAAGGGTTCGGCTCCGGTTGATTCAGCGGTTGATGGCGGATATCCGCAAATTACTAAAGCAAATATCGAAGAGGTTTTAGGAATCACTCTAAGCGAAAATGAAAAAGCTAGAATGGGCGCTAGTTGGTCAACAGATGCAAGTGATATAATAGCTAAAAAATGTATGGAAAAAGGCATAGCTCCGTATGGAAACGCAAGAGCAAGAGCAAGAGTTTGGACATTTGCTGATCAAATCCCACTTCATAGAGAGCCACTTCACACAACAAGACAGGATTTAGCGCATCAGTATCCAAGCTTTGAAGATAAGAGTGATCATTTTAGAGTAGATACTAAGTATAAATCAGTTCAGTTAGCAAAAGATTACAGCAAAGAGTTCCCTATAAATTTAGTAACTGGTCGTTTGGTAAATTTAAACGGAGCTGGTATGGAAAATAGAGCTTCAAAATATCTAACTCGCCTAACTCCAGAGATGTTTTGTGATATCAACCCAGAGTTGGCTAAAAAATATAGCATTAAAAACAACGATATGATTTGGGTTTATTCACCTGAGGGAACTAAAATCAAAGTTAAAGCTAGATATTCACACTCTGTAAGTAAAGATATGGTCTTCTTACCGTTCCATTTTACGGGCATAATGCAAGGAGTTGATATGAGTAAAAACTATCCAGAGGGAACTAAACCATACGCTTATGGCGAGAGTGCAAATACAGTAACAAACTATGGATATGATATCGTAACTCAAATTCCAGAGACAAAAGGCGGTGTATGCCGCATAGAAAAAGCGTAA
- a CDS encoding twin-arginine translocation signal domain-containing protein, with protein sequence MESKRRDFLKKAAVGAVGVAAVSVNASAAVPKDKIKKDSGKKAETLYQRTPQWELYYTNAK encoded by the coding sequence ATGGAGTCTAAAAGAAGAGATTTTCTAAAAAAAGCAGCCGTTGGCGCTGTTGGAGTCGCCGCTGTTAGCGTAAATGCATCAGCAGCTGTGCCAAAAGACAAGATTAAAAAAGATAGTGGTAAAAAAGCTGAAACGCTTTATCAAAGAACCCCACAATGGGAACTTTACTACACAAACGCAAAATAA
- a CDS encoding TorD/DmsD family molecular chaperone has product MIDKQSVENARVAYYSLFSKLFVFSYDKDRFCGVKGVIDMMLQAPLDELSEFALKELSIDFEDENRVISEYDAVFHAPPKPLRTTISFYDEGYESGVACLRVKNLLAKTKFRRDEIKYKDQEDNFGFLFALMSEFITLQIKGEKEYEVYANELFTSFINPFIDEFCDNLYIHEKSEIYKNISNLMTSFFEFERIYYGVSAPKDSRNIKVSKGLSRSEAARRLSNKQKKRSRGARDGV; this is encoded by the coding sequence ATGATAGATAAACAAAGTGTTGAAAATGCCAGAGTTGCTTACTACTCTTTGTTTTCAAAACTATTTGTTTTTAGCTATGACAAAGATAGATTTTGTGGAGTTAAAGGCGTCATTGATATGATGTTGCAAGCGCCACTAGATGAACTTAGCGAGTTTGCTTTAAAAGAGCTAAGCATAGACTTTGAAGATGAAAATCGCGTGATAAGCGAGTATGATGCTGTATTTCACGCACCACCAAAGCCTTTAAGAACGACAATCAGTTTTTATGATGAGGGGTATGAGAGTGGAGTTGCCTGTTTAAGGGTTAAAAATTTACTAGCTAAGACTAAATTTAGAAGAGATGAGATTAAGTATAAAGATCAAGAGGATAATTTTGGCTTTTTATTTGCTTTGATGAGTGAGTTTATAACGTTACAAATAAAAGGTGAAAAAGAGTATGAAGTTTACGCAAATGAGCTTTTTACAAGCTTTATAAACCCGTTTATAGATGAGTTTTGCGATAACTTATATATACACGAAAAAAGTGAAATTTATAAAAATATCTCAAATCTTATGACAAGTTTTTTTGAATTTGAAAGAATTTACTATGGGGTTTCTGCTCCAAAAGATAGTAGAAATATCAAAGTTTCAAAAGGGCTTTCAAGATCTGAAGCAGCAAGAAGACTATCAAATAAACAGAAAAAAAGAAGTAGAGGAGCAAGAGATGGAGTCTAA
- a CDS encoding TonB-dependent receptor plug domain-containing protein, with product MLKRLNLSQNLLIFTLMPLGLNAEVVKLDEIVVKAKPNNFNTISRQKIENSPTLNGSMSELLKSNPNVRFSNTSTTSQNLGDINPSDISINGALTYQNNFMINGFNVNNDLNPGGKRFGTGQNTTHVKEPDIGSISQGIMIDSDLIGSIEVLDSDVSARYGNFMGGVVNAKTRDPKREFSGKFSLTHSSNNWVSYHVEDEEKFKNSTSPNAQPKFKKSIARASLEGFVTENFGIIGSYTQAYSTIPIKYDPKYFSDAHANQTRKMHRKNENFFLAGVWYVGQHVIRPTLIYTPSSATYHTEFMKDSIYDYKNDGLMGSVKVESALNSVLLEQNFGYSKMQSSRIGSKNYQAAWHPSAVKNWASDGVAQEGTFASVEQTQENYEYSFDATFDEILALNLSHTFSFGGDISQKSGTLIYKDSIIGDGSASELHGACQNGDPLCINDGWEHPYDDDTIGNGQYFDQATRYKGKTKKNITSYGIYAQDKVKFKNLTARFGLRMDKDTFFNNTNIAPRLSLTYDIFDDETSLLGFGANRYYGRNSFSYALDEGKEWLKTELVRKDQLSPWEIKKDDYKANYRFSNLKTPYTDELSFRYFQELDFLSFELKYIMRKDKDGIMTTWRSVENLDPSTDPKYTANHRILTNNGRGEADVVSFALRNNEPFYFIGVNHNFELIFDYTKIKRNYNSYKDTTQDKKRGDKVVLDGKLTHKNDIAREDFNVPYSLRFNTYSSLKTKLGLVRINNFFKFNAGYNGIRYAGLDKTYWIDRYETKHFGSNFIWDMRLGLDILGRKTDAYFINLDILNVLNRKVNVGSNFDYDTENSSSIYAPGRQLWVEIGARF from the coding sequence ATGTTAAAAAGGCTAAATTTAAGCCAAAATTTACTTATCTTTACACTTATGCCACTTGGGCTAAACGCAGAAGTTGTAAAACTAGATGAGATTGTAGTCAAAGCTAAGCCAAACAACTTTAACACCATCTCACGTCAAAAGATAGAAAACTCGCCCACGCTAAATGGCTCTATGAGCGAACTTTTAAAATCAAATCCAAACGTTCGTTTCTCAAACACAAGCACAACTTCACAAAATTTAGGCGATATAAACCCAAGCGATATCAGCATAAACGGGGCTCTAACCTACCAAAATAACTTTATGATAAACGGTTTTAACGTAAACAACGACCTAAATCCGGGCGGCAAACGCTTTGGAACTGGGCAAAATACAACGCACGTAAAAGAGCCAGATATCGGCTCGATTTCACAAGGCATTATGATAGATTCAGATTTAATCGGTAGCATTGAAGTCCTTGATAGCGATGTTTCTGCTAGATATGGAAATTTTATGGGTGGAGTTGTAAATGCAAAAACAAGAGATCCAAAACGCGAATTTTCTGGCAAATTTAGCCTTACTCACTCAAGTAACAACTGGGTTAGCTATCACGTAGAAGATGAAGAAAAATTTAAAAACTCAACTTCGCCAAACGCTCAACCCAAATTTAAAAAAAGCATTGCAAGGGCTAGTTTAGAGGGCTTTGTAACTGAAAATTTTGGCATTATTGGAAGTTATACTCAAGCTTATTCGACAATCCCTATAAAATACGACCCAAAATACTTCAGCGACGCACACGCTAATCAAACTCGCAAAATGCATAGAAAAAATGAGAACTTTTTCTTAGCTGGAGTTTGGTACGTTGGACAACACGTCATACGCCCAACGCTTATTTATACGCCAAGTAGCGCTACGTATCACACTGAGTTTATGAAAGATAGTATATATGATTATAAAAACGATGGATTAATGGGCTCGGTTAAGGTAGAAAGCGCTCTAAATAGCGTTTTGCTAGAACAAAACTTTGGATACTCAAAAATGCAAAGCTCTCGCATAGGAAGCAAAAACTATCAAGCAGCATGGCACCCATCGGCTGTTAAAAACTGGGCAAGCGATGGAGTCGCGCAAGAGGGGACTTTTGCAAGCGTAGAGCAGACTCAAGAAAATTATGAGTATTCATTTGATGCTACTTTTGATGAGATACTTGCTTTAAATCTCTCTCATACATTTAGTTTTGGTGGCGATATATCGCAAAAAAGCGGCACGCTTATCTACAAAGATAGCATTATAGGCGATGGGAGTGCAAGCGAGCTTCATGGAGCTTGCCAAAATGGCGATCCATTGTGCATAAATGATGGCTGGGAACACCCATACGATGATGATACTATCGGAAATGGGCAGTATTTTGATCAAGCTACTAGATATAAAGGAAAAACTAAGAAAAACATCACTTCGTATGGAATTTACGCTCAAGACAAAGTTAAATTTAAAAACCTAACCGCACGTTTTGGACTAAGAATGGATAAAGATACCTTCTTTAACAACACAAATATCGCGCCAAGACTAAGTCTTACTTATGATATTTTTGATGATGAAACCTCTCTTTTAGGATTTGGTGCAAACAGATACTATGGCAGAAACTCCTTTTCTTATGCGCTAGATGAGGGAAAAGAGTGGTTAAAAACCGAGCTTGTACGAAAAGATCAGCTCTCGCCATGGGAGATTAAAAAAGATGATTATAAAGCAAATTACCGCTTTTCTAACCTTAAAACCCCTTACACAGATGAGCTTAGTTTTCGCTACTTTCAAGAGCTTGATTTTCTTAGTTTTGAGTTAAAATACATCATGCGAAAAGACAAAGATGGGATAATGACAACGTGGAGAAGCGTAGAAAACTTAGATCCAAGCACAGATCCAAAATACACAGCAAATCATAGAATTTTAACCAACAACGGAAGAGGCGAAGCTGATGTGGTATCGTTTGCTTTAAGAAACAACGAACCGTTTTATTTCATCGGTGTAAATCATAACTTTGAACTGATATTTGACTATACTAAAATAAAAAGAAATTATAACAGCTACAAAGATACCACACAAGATAAAAAGCGAGGCGATAAAGTCGTGCTAGATGGCAAACTAACGCATAAAAACGATATAGCAAGAGAGGATTTTAACGTGCCTTACTCGCTTAGATTTAACACTTACTCAAGCCTAAAAACCAAACTCGGTCTTGTGCGGATAAACAACTTTTTTAAATTTAACGCAGGATATAACGGTATCAGGTACGCTGGCTTGGATAAAACTTACTGGATAGACAGATACGAAACTAAACATTTTGGCTCAAATTTTATCTGGGATATGCGACTTGGGCTTGACATTTTAGGGAGGAAAACAGATGCGTATTTTATAAATTTAGATATTTTAAATGTGTTAAATCGCAAGGTAAATGTTGGCTCGAATTTTGACTATGATACAGAAAACAGCTCAAGCATTTACGCTCCTGGTCGCCAACTTTGGGTTGAAATCGGAGCTAGGTTTTAG
- the nspC gene encoding carboxynorspermidine decarboxylase, producing the protein MNVKDIKTPAYVCEEDKLVRNLELLKKVGEKSGAKVLCALKGFAFSFAMPYVEKYLDGVTCSGLHEAKFGAEFIKNGEIHTYSPAFKDEDFDEILKLSNHVVFNSFSQWEKYRQKALESGVECALRINPQSSYAPIDMYNPCAKFSRLGITKANFKPELLDGITGLHFHALCEESAQSLELVLADFEEQFKEYLPKMKWVNFGGGHHITKEGYDVKLLINLVRNFKAKYGVEVYLEPGEAVGWQTGYLVSSVLDIVENEVKIAILDTSAEAHMPDTVLMPYRPEVRGESKNGAFSYRFGGNTCLAGDIMGLDSANATYKFKHELKVGDRVIFEDQIHYTIVKNTTFNGIKLPDLVLVDKNGEVLAKKEFGYEEYRRRN; encoded by the coding sequence ATGAATGTAAAAGATATAAAAACTCCAGCCTATGTTTGTGAAGAAGACAAGCTTGTTCGCAACCTAGAACTTCTCAAAAAAGTTGGCGAAAAAAGCGGTGCTAAGGTGCTTTGCGCGTTAAAGGGCTTTGCATTTTCCTTTGCTATGCCGTATGTAGAAAAATACCTTGATGGAGTAACTTGCTCAGGGCTTCATGAGGCGAAATTTGGCGCTGAGTTTATAAAAAATGGTGAGATTCACACATACTCTCCAGCTTTTAAAGATGAGGATTTTGATGAGATTTTAAAGCTATCAAATCATGTTGTTTTTAACAGCTTTTCTCAATGGGAAAAATACCGCCAAAAAGCTCTTGAAAGTGGCGTAGAATGCGCTCTTCGGATAAATCCACAAAGCTCATACGCGCCTATTGATATGTATAATCCATGTGCTAAATTTAGTCGTCTTGGCATAACAAAAGCAAATTTTAAGCCAGAGCTTCTTGATGGGATAACTGGACTTCATTTTCACGCACTTTGTGAAGAAAGCGCTCAAAGCTTAGAGCTTGTTTTGGCGGACTTTGAAGAGCAGTTTAAAGAGTATTTGCCTAAGATGAAGTGGGTAAATTTTGGTGGTGGACATCATATCACAAAAGAGGGTTATGATGTCAAGCTTCTTATAAATTTGGTGCGAAATTTTAAGGCAAAATACGGCGTCGAAGTCTATCTAGAGCCTGGCGAGGCGGTTGGTTGGCAAACTGGATATTTAGTTTCTAGCGTGCTTGATATCGTAGAAAACGAAGTTAAAATCGCCATTTTAGACACTTCAGCCGAAGCTCATATGCCCGATACCGTGCTTATGCCATATCGCCCAGAGGTTCGTGGCGAGAGCAAGAATGGAGCTTTTAGCTATAGATTTGGTGGAAATACCTGCTTAGCAGGCGATATCATGGGGCTTGATAGCGCAAATGCGACATATAAATTCAAGCATGAGTTAAAAGTCGGCGATAGGGTGATTTTCGAAGACCAAATTCACTACACGATAGTTAAAAATACGACATTTAATGGCATAAAACTTCCAGATTTGGTTTTGGTTGATAAAAACGGCGAAGTGCTAGCTAAAAAAGAGTTTGGCTATGAAGAGTACAGAAGGAGAAATTAA
- a CDS encoding MoaD/ThiS family protein, translating into MVEIEFLGPINKDSLKLEASNLANLKEILSKDESLKEWLEICAVAVNDTIVCSLDTPLKSGDRISLLPPVCGG; encoded by the coding sequence ATGGTAGAAATCGAATTCTTAGGTCCTATAAACAAAGATAGTTTAAAGCTTGAAGCTAGCAATCTAGCAAATTTAAAAGAGATTTTAAGCAAAGATGAAAGCTTAAAAGAGTGGCTTGAAATTTGCGCTGTAGCGGTAAACGACACGATAGTTTGCTCTCTTGATACGCCTTTGAAAAGTGGCGATAGAATTTCACTTTTGCCTCCTGTTTGTGGTGGTTAA
- a CDS encoding molybdopterin synthase catalytic subunit: MSLEQEIEIYNGSLNTVEIYKKWYEIYQYKNCGALITFTGIVREEGGISALSFDIHKPLLQSWFEGWIQKAKKQNAYVLFAHANGDVAVHESSYIAGVVSPQRKVALRLINEFVEDFKANAPIWKYDVIEGKRIYAKNRSQKLAGAGILS, encoded by the coding sequence ATGAGCTTAGAGCAAGAGATTGAAATTTATAATGGCAGTTTAAATACAGTTGAAATTTATAAAAAATGGTATGAAATTTATCAGTATAAAAACTGCGGGGCTTTGATAACTTTTACTGGAATTGTACGCGAAGAGGGTGGAATTTCGGCTCTTAGCTTTGATATACATAAGCCACTTTTGCAAAGCTGGTTTGAGGGCTGGATACAAAAAGCAAAAAAGCAAAACGCTTACGTTCTTTTTGCCCACGCAAATGGCGATGTAGCCGTGCATGAAAGCTCATATATCGCTGGAGTTGTTAGCCCACAGCGAAAAGTGGCGCTAAGACTTATAAATGAGTTTGTAGAGGATTTTAAGGCGAATGCTCCGATTTGGAAGTATGATGTGATAGAAGGCAAAAGAATTTATGCTAAAAACAGATCGCAAAAGCTCGCTGGTGCGGGAATTTTAAGCTGA